In Capra hircus breed San Clemente chromosome 26, ASM170441v1, whole genome shotgun sequence, the following are encoded in one genomic region:
- the KAZALD1 gene encoding kazal-type serine protease inhibitor domain-containing protein 1, whose product MPQPPAAALALPVLLLLLLLVVRTPPPTGARPPPVPDYLRRGWLRLLAEGEGCAPCRPEECAAPRGCLAGRVRDACGCCWECANLEGQLCDLDPSAHFYGRCGEQLECRLDAGGDLSRGEVPEPLCVCRSQRPLCGSDGRTYAQICRLQEAARARPDANLTVAHPGPCESAPQILLHPYDIWNVTGQDVIFGCEVFAYPMASIEWRKDGLDIQLPGDDPHISVQFRGGPQRFEVTGWLQIQAVRPSDEGTYRCLARNALGQVEAPASLTVLTPDQLNSTGIPQLSSLHLAPEEEAGSEEGEDYY is encoded by the exons ATGCCACAGCCGCCCGCCGCTGCCTTGGCGCTGCCcgtgctgctgcttctgttacTGCTGGTGGTGCGGACGCCGCCTCCGACTGGCGCGCGGCCACCCCCAGTTCCTGATTACCTGCGGCGCGGCTGGCTGCGGCTGCTGGCGGAAGGCGAGGGCTGCGCTCCCTGCCGGCCAGAAGAGTGCGCCGCGCCGCGGGGCTGCCTGGCCGGCCGGGTGCGCGACGCGTGCGGCTGCTGTTGGGAATGCGCCAACCTCGAGGGCCAGCTCTGCGACCTGGACCCCAGCGCCCATTTCTACGGGCGCTGCGGCGAGCAGCTTGAGTGCCGGTTGGACGCAGGTGGCGACCTGAGTCGCGGAGAGGTGCCCGAGCCGTTGTGTGTCTGCCGCTCGCAGCGCCCGCTCTGCGGTTCCGACGGCCGCACCTACGCCCAGATTTGCCGCCTCCAGGAGGCGGCCCGTGCTCGGCCGGACGCCAACCTCACCGTGGCGCATCCTGGGCCCTGCGAATCGG CACCGCAGATCCTGTTGCACCCATATGACATTTGGAATGTGACAGGGCAGGATGTGATCTTTGGGTGTGAAGTGTTTGCCTATCCCATGGCCTCCATAGAGTGGAGAAAGGACGGCTTGGACATTCAGCTGCCAGGGGATGACCCCCACATCTCCGTGCAG TTTAGGGGTGGACCGCAGAGGTTTGAGGTGACGGGCTGGCTGCAGATCCAGGCTGTGCGTCCCAGTGATGAGGGCACCTACCGCTGCTTGGCCCGCAATGCCCTAGGCCAGGTTGAGGCCCCAGCTAGCCTGACAGTCCTCACACCAG ACCAGCTGAACTCCACAGGCATCCCCCAGCTCTCATCCCTGCACCTGGCTCctgaggaggaggctgggagtgAAGAGGGCGAAGATTACTACTAG